ATAGTATTCATGAATAATGCGATATAtatgtttaatactttaattcaaattaaattttgtcCATACTTGGATCTACCTTTGAGCTTTTTCTTTGTAGAAACCATCAAACTCAGCCAATGCCACATTGCAACTCTGGCCTTGTCTTATTCACTGTTCTTCGCCTCATCTTATATATATTTGAATATCACACAACATAACTCATTCAcccctttaattaattaattaattaatataatagttTTTGCTAATAAGATAGCTAGGGTTATATATATTATAACCAATGGAATCACACAATGCATTAAAGCATGCCTACAATATGGGTGTGCCAAAACAAAAGGAGTTTCAACTTTCAAtaaagaaaagtttataaatacattcaaaaaataaataaattttatatctctTTCATAAAAGTTTTTTCAATTAACAGCGGAGCCAGTTTTACAAACAAAACCCTAAAGAGAAGTACCAAGTCTATTATAAATGCCGTAGTTACTCAAGATGATAATTTCATTCATCAAGTACTAAAAATGATGTTATTGGTTGAATAAAACCATCAATTACATCGTACATTGTGTAGCTTCACAaccaattataataaataaaatttttgaacattttactttataatatataaaataaatatattaaaaatctatctattaaaattaaaattttctataacAATTTTTTCTTAGTGaccttaacatatattttttagtacacgtattagttaaaaaaaacacacacacacaaatatatatatatatatatatatatatatatatatattatgatgaaAAATCAGGTACAGTCGATTTCACATGAAATTGatggttaaaaatttaattaaatcagtcaaatcatttacATAAAGTTAATTACACCTGAATTTCTAGTCGGATCACCACATAGAGTATTTGTACATTTAAGTTGATAAAAGTGTAAAGAGAAAAAGTTGGAAAATGTGATGGGAAATTTGAAACGAGGAATTTGTTTGTTGGGGGGGTCACATTTTCCAAGGGAAGAAAATCCAAAATGGGGTACCTGCAAAACCCAGGGAAGGCTTTGGCACTTTGTGATGGAACCATTTTGGCTTTACAAATCAATTATCAAACCCTTTCTCTCTTTGGCTGCCGCCTTTGCAACTTGGTCCCCAAtgtcttccttctctttttctccttttcATGGATtttctattctctctctctctctctcttcactcCTTTCTCCTTCAACTTCTCTCTTTATATACCATCTTCCACACCCCtctttcattctacacaactaccaatttcatcaagaaaaaaatttatttgagatATATCATCAAGTTGTTCTATCTATCTATTCATATGCTCCATCTATTTGTCTTGTGTGTGTTGTTTTGATGGTGCAAATTGTGGTGAAGATATTGTGATTCATAAAAAATTGAAATCGCTGAAATATTCGAATTATGCGCCTGCCTGGCTCCCTGAATGCCATGTAAGTTAGTTTGTTAAGAAAAGATTAACAAACGTCTTATATGGCATGAAGGGAGTCACGCAGGCTGTGCATTTCTCGAAACATAGATACATGTCTTAGCTTCTGCATATCCAACATCTTCAATACTCGTAGTTTTCTATTATGTTTTTGAGATTCATTCCAGCTTTCTATGTATATATGCAGAGTTTAATTCATCATGCACGTACAATCACATCTAAACATACATaggtaaaaattattattattgcctTTAACTCTATGGCCTTCTTGCACTATTTCAAACATGTCTTAAAGAATATGTAAAGGTAAAGAATATTGtattgtgtatttttttatttaaaaattataaaaataaaactaaaatatataaattaaaattataactgaatttatatattttgttagattaaatttatgtattaatataatattttttaattgttatcaTGACTAAAGtgaaaaaatagtttaatatgtCTTAAAAGAatatatcttatttatttaattttggtttaattttccttttaataaaatagaatttccatattttaaattttttttcttcctttaatctttatttagtatattattAAAAGCATTCACCTTTTAAGTCAATTGTTTTGATCATGATCCTTTGCagttgtaacaaaaaaaaaaaaaggttggcCAAAGAAGACAATGGGATATGAGGAAATTGCAGTGCAGCTTCTATATAGCCCTATGTAGGTCCTATGAAGAGgaacaatatatttatatatattacgtGTTTACCAAtccataattttttgttattattagtataaatttaaaattaatttttttgttatttttctagataataaataaaattaagaagataaagatgtaaatataaacaagttaattaattagttacaGCAGTTAATAACTAGGTATTGTGCAGAATGTGAGTGcaggattttttttttctgaaaataaacctttttttttaatttgatttagaaacACCAAAAAATGGTTACAAAACTTCAATTTTCGCTGCCATtataaaaagggatagaggtaTAGATATATGGTAAGAGAATTCGAGTAttaatatatgtatgtatatgtgtatGGAATGTATGCTACCGAGAAAGATATAATCCAGTCATTTTTGCTGTAGCCACAATCTTTTTGTtatgagattattattattattattattattattattattattattattattattattattattattattattattattattattattgacgtGTACATTATTTAAACCATTTTCTAGAAGACTCTTGTCCGGCCTTGACTCTGGTAGACTTGTGTAGCCAAGTTTGACACGCCTAGATAGTGACCCATATGCACCCCAGGAAACAtatgaattaataattaatgatAAGTAACAAAACAAACTCAGcgtaataattaactaattattattctataaaataaaaaatgaaaccaAAGGCTATCTAAGAGATGAAAATACTAAGTACTCGCTAGTCACATATTTAAAATAAGCCTAATTATTTTATGTGTATTAAATatgctatttttttataaattatcaaattttattaaataaaaattaaaaaaataatataaaaaaagtattaatagactttataaatataaaatatattaatatatatatattttaatacagaatattttaaaaataataaatataattttttattttaaaataataaatgtaaaacatataaatacacttaaaatattttttatttattaagattaattattatacagtattatttgtaataatataaaataattaaaatattttatattatttgaaaataattaaattattttatattacttaaaaataattaaattattcattaaaaataaaaaaattataatagttaattttattaaaagtatattattattatataacataattttttattcaaatatttgtaaacaaatattttattcaaaatattacatataatattattttaatcaaattaactattatataataatatattttctaaTGTGTTGGAGAATtttaaagcaaaagaaaaaaggcaCAGGTCATTTTTTGAACGAATTATGCTAAATTATTTTACCacactataattttatatacctttaaaatcatacaaaaaacttaattagtatatatatatatatatatagtagcaaCAGgccaacagcaacaacaacaataatatttgGCTCCTTCAAAGTTTATAATAgtctattttattctatttgttCCACTCTTTTGTAATAATGGACATCACCACCACAAAGTtgttagaaaaagaaaatctatATACTTTGATATTAATAaatgttttaaaatattatatataacatataaaaatattgatttttttattttttatactttaaaacaaacatttttaaattttttatttacattcttaaaaaaaataaacaacattattttttaaatattatatacacttactattagaaatttatatatatacattaatttatgatttttataGGTCCATGTGCAATAATTTTATGTCTTTATTAGATTCCatttataacaaataaaaaaaataagtgaacatatttttaattatataaaaatattaattataattatataatttttatgtcactctataaattttatttattatgtaaaaattttttttatccttatttaaaaaagtgaaaataatgtttttttatttttatttttaagagtatGAATAAAGAAATTTTAAAACGTTTGCCGAAAagtgtgaaaaaataaaaaaattaatatttttatatattatgtataatattttaaataaaatacatgtttATAAGTATTGGTTAAAACAATTGTATTATACAATAatgtatttttaacaaaattaactatgcaatatttttaatttttttatgaataatttagttattttatattatgtaattACAAATAATactgtataataattaatcttaataaataaaaaatatttttatatgtatttctatattttatatttatttattttaaaataaaaaattacatttgttatttttaaaatattttatattaaaatatttatatatattaatatattttacatttataaaatctattaatatttttcttttataacatcttttgaattttatttaacgAAATGTAATGTACACAAATAATGAGACTCATTTTAGACATATCCAGAATATAATAATGATGTAACATAGGGTGTGGAAAATGCCATGATCATATCATTATTAGTAGAACTTATTACTTAAATAGTTAaatgttataatttataaataataaaatcattgaAAAAACGCTAGAAGGAGGGCTTGAACCTCCGACCTTGTGGTTAACAGCCACAcactctaaccaactgagctattccAGCTTGTGAAATGTGTctctaaaataatttaattaaatgataACATGTTTCTATATCATACCATTCGACAAACAATGCGATTTGTCTAAGCAACTAAGACCATGCATATTCTATATCACTTTGTattctctatttcttgtttttttctattttaaattagaaatttaaagaataaaCTATAAAACTTCATCTTCTAGTAGTAACTAACATGCCATGTGGACATACACAACAGGAAATACATGAACACATTAAGTTTAACTTTTTGTGAgacatgtatatataatataatataataaaaagaattttgtagatgaattataataatattttaatattttattaatatttaaatatatattaatattttttattcctttttaattataaaaaatatttgagatattttttgtattgataaattaaaataatataatttatttttcaacttattttaagaatataaatcaataataattaaaattgaatacACGTTGATATATGATCATAATAAGTAATAATTACGACAATCTATTAAAGTGTGTGTATATACGTATTACGTAATCCTTAACAACGACATTACTCTAAACACAGAAGACTTGATGAGTTCTAATTTTGGTTTTATGCACAAAGACAAGCTAATAAATTAAGAATGGGAAAATCATTCTTGGTCCACGCATATCTATGAAACAAAATTTGAAACACTAAAGTAATTTGACTTGCATTGTCGTTGAGAATAAACCGCttaaataaattcttttaaaaaataatttaaaatataaaaaattttattaatagtaatttataaatgaattattttatatttaaatttttaattataaaattatttattttaaagttataatatttagataaataactcaaaaaatacaatttttttatacaaaagaatatatattaaaataacgatgataacaaatactATATAATACTAATGGTTAATTTTACATAACCTAATTACTAATATTACAGTCAATTAGACAATTGATTCTTTATTTACTCTTTTATCAGTTTTTTTTCCGGTGCTTCTCTAAAACTCTCTCCTCTTTTGTTGGGGTCAAGAACTTACTATAACAACTATAACAAAAATTACAAGgtatataaaaacaaaatcacatgtaaaaaataaatagaattgaaaCTGAGATTTTATGCCACACACaatattaaatacaaatttaataataaaatagaatggtagaatgataaaaaaatatctagAAGAGACATATATAGCAAGTGGTTTAAATAGAACATTGTGTAAAAATGGTGATAGAAGATCAGTATTTTCAACAGATGAAACATTACGTGAAAACAGTGGTGAAAGGCTAGTACTTCTAACAGATGAAACATTGCGTAAAAATAGTGGTAGAGGGCCAATATTTATagcaaaaacagaaaatatttttcacaaaaccaaaaataaaagtaGCACAACGATCTTGTTTATTTTGAagtcaaaatttttttgaatagaaatgatACACTAACttttaagaagaaaaaaagttatatttttctatttcttcaaAAGTTCTAAATTAACTTGTTGGAAAACAATGGAGCATTGCCTTAGAGACTGTGAACGATTAAAGGCAATTTAGCATATGTTTGATCCTAGTATCCTTGACTCGACGACTGGTACTGCTCTTAAAGAGTGGTTTTGGAAGGCCTTGGCTGACAATGATGCGTCTTTTGGTGCAAAACTTTGGTGGGTATGAAGACATAGGTACAATGACATATTCAATGGAAATATAGGTACAATGACATAGGTACAACCCTTGGACAGACCACAAGGTTGTTGCCTTGGCCAGAATTATAGCCAAAGACTTACAAGTTTACAGAAATAGAAACAATGCCTTTAGGTCTCTCCAAAACTGCCTTTGGAAACCACTGGCAAGTAgtaattttaaagttaattgtgatgtaAACTTGTATctggattcaaatttagcggggttcgggtgtattattagagattctaagggagGTTGGATCTCGAGCTGCTCTGAAAGCATTCCCCTGGTCGATTAccagatgtgaattatttgctaCTTGGAGGGGGTTAGTTTTAGCTTAGAATTAcggtttgagggatattatatgtgaaacagATTTTCTTGACATTCTGTCTATCATGCATGATCTTACAAGTGGGTGTCATTGGCTTGTTCACATTGAATGGGTATCTCGGAAAGCAAATAGAGTTGCGGATTGGATGGCTAGATATGGTGCCAAGAGTTAACTCTAATAatgttatttggtctgagcctTGTGTTGATCTCCAGCAAATCATCCACTCGCATATAAGATAATGTTTGCTTTGTTTCTTTGCATGTTTAGACAAAAAAATTATTGAGAaggtaaaagtattttttaaaaatagtactAAACACGCGTAATATGGCTCTTAAAAAAAGCTTTTCTACTTCTAAAGTGTGGGCTCTAAATACTAttgtgttctcttttttttttataaaacaggGGCTCCAGGcccaaaacaaaaataaactaaGCTGTTCAAATTATAGCAAACATGACTTTTCTTTTATCACTAtccagaagacaagaaaagaggGTAGAGTGATGAAATGATCAACACCCACCGGGAGATTGTGGGCGTACTTCGCCAGAACATTTGCACTAAAGTTGGTCTCTCTAAAAATGTGGCTGACACTGAAATTTTTGGGGTTGGCTTGGAGATCTTTAATGGCCCGAATAAGGGAGGTGCAACCATGGAGTGGGGGTTGAGCTATTCTGCAGCAGCTTCACTGCACAGGTAGAATCCATCTCCATCCTTACCTTCTTGAAATCCATTTCAATGGTAATCTTGAAACTTAAATATATGGCCCATAACTCTGCAGCTGTAATAGTGACTTCCCTAATATTCATCATGAATCCTGCTACAACCATGTTGTTAGAATCTTTAATTAGCCCACTACACGCATCCAAATCCCTTACTTGAAGAACTGAGCCGTCGACATTAACCTTGTACCATCCTTCGTCTGGCGGTTTTTATCCGATCAAAACAGAGCGTGAAGCTTAGAAGATGTCACAACTCTTCTCAGTAAGAGCAAGAATATCAGGATAATTTTTAGCTATTACCTTAATTTCCTGAGCAATTTGTTGGTATGGAGTGTTCTCTTGTCTAAAAATCAAGTCGTTCCTCCTTCTCTAAATTATGTTGCAGGTGGCAAGAAAAAAAGTAGGTCATAAAGTCTTACTATTAAATGGAGAGATTATGTTCAGATTTTTATATAACTTGTCTTGGAGAGTTCGGCTAAAAAAATAGTTCTGATAATTTCTATTCAAACTGTTCATCTAAATGTTTTGGGCAAAATAGCAGTCCCTAAGCACATACAGCAAATTTTCTTCGTGATCAATGCATCTCGGACAGTTTTCGTTGTCTGTAAGTCCTCTATTTTTTCTCTTAACATTAGTTAGCAAAACATTATGACATAATAATCAAGAGAATGTTCTTAACCTTTGAGAAATTCTAATTTTCCGACAAATTTTATAAATCCGAATAGGTTCATCATCTTCCACATATATAGCATTGTAGGctgatttgataaaaaaaattatcttgcgGGTCTGGTAGCTAACAAATAGAGTCTAAACTAAAAGAGGGGTGAGACACTTTTATAGTGCGAATCAGCTCAGTAACCTCTTCTGAAACAGATCAAAAGATTTTCGCCCAATTCCAACAACCATCAATTATAACATAGCTATCCAACATATCATCTTTTATGTGCTCATCAATTTGAATAAGCATATCATCTTTTATGTGCTCATCAATTTGAATAAGAGATAGTTCACTAAAATTAGCGATTTTTGAAATCCAATAAACTATCCAAAACTTAATAATTTTTCCATCTCTTATACGCGATATTAGATTACTTCGAAATTGATTCTAAACTTTCACAATTTCTTcaaatattagaataattaatcCTATCCTTATCTTAGGAATAAAGCTGTCTCCACATCTATATATTTAAACTTCTTCACCTTCATCTATAATTGTCTTCTCTTTATAAATTAATCATAACACAACCATAATAATAAAGTAAAGATTATTACAAACGATAAAATTATGCATGAAATTTATCATTACGAATTATTTTTCAGTTTCatcgttttattttcttctatcaaataatttattttagtgtcAATCTAATTAGCATGAgcttaattaattattgaaatcTAGATACTACATGTCTCGTTTTTatccataaataataaaaaaactaaacttTAATTTGCTTTTAGGGTATCCGCTGTCCCACTCCatttctattatatattaaaatttaataaataaaataaaattttaaaatttatattataaccatatatatatatatatatatatatatatatatatatatatatatatatatatatatatatatataaaaactaacataagataaatttaaaaacataagaataatataatatcaaataatatattattattatttatttttttatatttttattatatatatatatagaagtagataatttttaaatttgattttttatgtcAAAAATCCATGCATCAAATCAGATAATTATCccattttaattgaattataatGGTTCAATATATTCGTAGATTCGAATAgtgttattattcttattttaaaaagatcTTTGTACAAAATTTTTCACATACGAGCAATTGAAATAATAATTTATCCTGATAGAGATTTTGGCATTCATCCATACATTCTTTCAATTCagatgaaataagagaagatgaaGTCCAACCCGGTTTAGAATTTGTGTCTTGAAATTCAGCAATAGCATAACGAGTAATTATAATCACTCCAATTATAATCAATATTCCTAATGTATGAATTACACTTTTCtttgccatatatatatataccctcttcttgtttttttttttcttgtaatgaGAAATTTACAATAGACTTATACTTTATTTACATGggcttataataataataatataatatttatcaataTGATTATATACAATATAATAATCCAAGCACTACTCAGACATTTCTATATCTTAGTTTATGGCCCTTCTCtataataaacaaaagaataaatGTTTGGTTGTAGTGAAGCGTTGTTTTGGAAcgatttcttattttaatttagctaGGTTGCCTTTTGAGTTCAACAATAGTCATAATATAATAATGTTAATAAATATATTGAACATCAAaggacattaaatattaaatattagccGAAATAAGGGAAAAGCTACATGcctaaaataaagaatattaaaaatataatatttggtaTATGTAATGATGATAATAGTGATGACAAAAAATGCTCcaattatatatatgaaaaataaataacatgataAATTGGTTGTTTCCTAGTTGATGCCACACATAACAAAGTCCTCTTTTATTAACGAGTTAGGAACATTATTAACACAGACTCATTTGAGCAAGTAGCTTATATGaaataaactttttaaaaaaatattaatttaatttaaattcataAGCTAAGACACACAAGGTAATTAACtccatatatataattattctgCATTAATTTCCTAtgaatacaaataataataataaggaagaggaggaggaaaaaaaacccaaaatataattaactaaagAACTTATTATGTACAAATGGAATCAATGTAATAAACTAACCCcgagcattattattattattattatttttaatttgccatgtatatatgtatatgatttttatttgggTTTAAGCTCAGCAACCATGATAAGATCAGTGTGTCCAACTTTTTTCCTCATAGAGCCTGTTAATTTGGCTGCATCCACATTAtccccaatcaccaccacttcatctttttctttcccttctatTCCCACAAAATCCACACCTACAATAATTTATGCATTTCATCATACCATAACAGCAAATAATGTTAAATGtatatgaaaattaattattaatataaaatatataataaaatataaaatatataataaaacataaattttagTAAGCTGATTatagtaattatataaatattgttaaaattaaaattatatttttttatattttagtaatatttttttaaaagaatacttttaaaaaaatattatttaataataaaaaatattattttaattttagcaatACTTTTTAAAATACATAGTCACTATAATCACTATAATATAGATATACTAAAATGACCCATAATAAAAATgtttaagaaaaattttaattaatgctAAGAATTTTAAGAATTAAACTGAATATTATCTTGTATATAtacagatttttttattttatttttttattgaagatATAGAGCCTCAAATTTGCAATCTCTTAGGAGAATATAGGAAGATTATGTCATTCGAGTTATAATTTATtggtagatttttttattttattaataaaatcatCATGAATATGTATAAATTTCGTTTAACAAATCTTATAAGCGAAAACTGctaattagaaattaaagaatGAAAATTTTAAGTTTTCCATATATCAAAAGATTTAACTTGTCTAATAgccatttttcaagaaaaaaaaaaaagagggtgaAGATTAAGGtagataaaatcaaaattttacataaaattaaaagaataaattaaatgtgtaaaatgtaaaattttaacaaaatttaaattgtaaaatagttaaatttaataaaaattttataaaattaattgatttatttaaaattgtaatatcAAAATATGTTAAGAGTAAAATTGAGATTTTAGCTATTATGGTGAAGACTAACCGTTTGTTCCTGAAGCAACGGTGAGTGCTTTAGCCCTACACTTGTCGCACTTCATTTGCACCTTCATCACAATCTTTTGCtgcatataaataattatttaattagaaaccatcatgaaattcaattaaaaatattaataatgaacaAAAGTACCTTCATGTTGTTTAATTTTCAGTGTGAATATAACTCAGAGCtcaaaggaaattaaaattacaaCTATGTCCAAACAGAGCATAAAAATCTTAACTTCCTCTGCAAGCATTCTAGACTTATATAGAACACTCAAGAAGACATTTTAAGACTAATCTGTTTGAATGTCTTTGTCAAGTTGATGAATATGTGTGAAGGggattttccttttcctttttttaaatattaattcattttattttgttgtgAAATTGTTGACTAGTTTTGGAAATGTTGTGCACAGCTggaggataaaaataaaaaagaaaagaaaatattttgaacttttttaattatatttattgacAAAGATTAGTGAGGAAGATAATCTGCCTGTATCTTTTGATTAGAATATATTAGGTATGGTCTGAGGTTT
The sequence above is drawn from the Arachis hypogaea cultivar Tifrunner chromosome 4, arahy.Tifrunner.gnm2.J5K5, whole genome shotgun sequence genome and encodes:
- the LOC112796057 gene encoding heavy metal-associated isoprenylated plant protein 47 isoform X1; the encoded protein is MKQKIVMKVQMKCDKCRAKALTVASGTNGVDFVGIEGKEKDEVVVIGDNVDAAKLTGSMRKKVGHTDLIMVAELKPK
- the LOC112796057 gene encoding heavy metal-associated isoprenylated plant protein 47 isoform X2, yielding MQQKIVMKVQMKCDKCRAKALTVASGTNGVDFVGIEGKEKDEVVVIGDNVDAAKLTGSMRKKVGHTDLIMVAELKPK